From a region of the Andrena cerasifolii isolate SP2316 chromosome 13, iyAndCera1_principal, whole genome shotgun sequence genome:
- the LOC143376026 gene encoding asparagine synthetase domain-containing protein 1, which produces MCGIFCCVSQSHENNGGASYEWSICKDFIVARGPDEVAEKFQRLTENWDGHFAASILWMQGPSLTSQPAVDSTGNILLWNGDVLFGNLAQDNICDTDVVLSALQSSSNVVSVFQEIQGPYSFVYYQKSSSLLYFGRDIIGRHSLLLKSNTDENVLTLTSVASKEITGIVEVPAIGIFVMNLANPRINLACYPWREPDLRFTDVIEALEMHLSVDIDIRETVLESDTYTSLHLHPSVTDLEFFENCPYFESSYDTLAYLLEGKEIYKRVEHLSQLLHKAVEVRTRKQSRFCKDCAKLALSRENVTCDHAKVGILFSGGLDSAILALIADKYVPQAECIDLINVAFEKSVNACRKSSMDNEKHSAQQQYDVPDRKTGKQTFLELLKICPKREWNFVEVNVTQTELQKYRSSRISNLLHPLCTILDESLGCAVWFASRARGTLSATGNVYESPCRVLLLGMGADELFGGYMRHRTILKHKGWNALAQELSIELARISERNLGRDDRIVSDHGKQSRLPYLDEDIVQYVQQLKPWERCYPTDKMPSGLGDKLLLRLLACKLGFQNTANFPKRAFQFGSRIANGRENAKDISERL; this is translated from the exons ATGTGTGGAATATTCTGCTGCGTTTCACAAAGCCACGAGAATAATGGAGGTGCTTCCTACGAG TGGAGCATTTGCAAGGACTTCATTGTCGCCCGTGGCCCTGACGAAGTCGCCGAGAAGTTCCAACGTTTAACCGAGAATTGGGACGGCCATTTCGCTGCGTCCATATTATGGATGCAAGGTCCGAGCTTGACTTCGCAACCTGCGGTAGATTCCACCGGCAATATTCTCCTTTGGAACGGAGACGTATTGTTTGGGAATTTG GCTCAAGATAATATATGCGATACAGATGTGGTGCTGAGCGCTCTGCAATCGTCTTCGAACGTCGTATCTGTATTTCAAGAAATACAGGGGCCGTACAGTTTCGTGTACTATCAGAAATCCAGCAGCCTTTTGTACTTCGGCAGAGATATTATAGGGCGGCATAGCTTGCTCCTAAAGTCAAATACAGATGAGAACGTTTTAACTTTAACATCTGTTGCGAGCAAAGAGATAACTGGGATTGTCGAGGTCCCTGCAATCGGCATTTTCGTGATGAACCTAGCTAACCCGAGAATAAACCTCGCTTGCTACCCGTGGAGAGAGCCGGACTTGAGATTCACCGATGTCATCGAAGCTTTGGAGATGCATTTGAGCGTCGACATCGATATCAGAGAGACCGTGTTGGAATCTGATACATACACGAGCCTGCACTTGCATCCTAGCGTTACGGATTTGGAATTCTTTGAGAATTGCCCTTACTTTGAGAGTTCTTACGACACGTTAGCATATTTGTTGGAAGGTAAAGAAATATACAAACGGGTGGAGCACTTGTCGCAACTCCTTCACAAAGCCGTGGAAGTTAGAACGAGGAAACAGTCAAGATTCTGCAAAGACTGCGCGAAACTGGCTTTAAGCAGAGAGAACGTTACGTGCGACCACGCGAAGGTAGGTATATTATTTTCCGGAGGTTTGGACTCCGCGATTTTGGCGTTAATCGCCGACAAGTATGTACCGCAAGCAGAATGCATCGATCTGATTAACGTTGCGTTCGAGAAGTCGGTTAACGCGTGCAGGAAATCTAGTATGGACAATGAGAAGCACAGTGCGCAGCAGCAGTACGATGTTCCTGATAGGAAGACTGGGAAGCAGACGTTTCTGGAGCTTCTGAAGATCTGCCCGAAGAGGGAATGGAACTTTGTAGAAGTAAATGTTACTCAGACAGAGCTTCAGAAATACCGTTCCTCGCGGATTTCTAATTTACTACACCCGCTTTGCACCATATTGGACGAAAGCTTGGGCTGCGCTGTGTGGTTCGCGAGTCGCGCGAGGGGCACGCTTTCCGCGACTGGCAATGTCTACGAATCGCCGTGCAGGGTGCTTCTGCTAGGCATGGGCGCGGATGAATTGTTTGGGGGGTACATGAGGCACAGAACGATCTTGAAACACAAGGGCTGGAACGCCTTGGCTCAGGAACTGAGCATCGAATTGGCGAGGATTTCTGAGAGGAATTTAGGTCGCGATGATCGTATCGTGTCTGATCACGGGAAACAATCCAGATTGCCGTACCTGGATGAGGATATAGTACAATATGTTCAGCAACTCAAACCGTGGGAGAGGTGCTACCCAACGGATAAAATGCCGTCGGGTTTAGGAGATAAATTACTTCTGAGATTGCTGGCATGCAAACTAGGCTTCCAAAACACTGCCAACTTTCCTAAAAGGGCCTTTCAGTTTGGATCTAGGATCGCTAATGGCAGAGAGAATGCCAAGGATATATCGGAGAGATTATGA
- the Hsdl2 gene encoding hydroxysteroid dehydrogenase like 2 isoform X1: MINTGKLAGRTIFITGASRGIGKSIALKAARDGANVIIAAKTAEPHPKLPGTIYTAAAEIEQAGGKALPCVVDVRDEAQVVSAVENAVNKFGGIDVVINNASAISLTGTEQTDMKKYDLMNNINARGTFLVSKACLPYLKKSANPHIVNISPPLSMKPIWFKDHVAYTISKYGMSMCALGMAEEFKEDGIAVNAVWPRTAIHTAAIEMLSGPGSDSNSRKPEIVGDAVYALICKDSRSVTGQFMSDEEILKGEGITDFTDYACNPANKDNLMLDFFLEDNLAQLTLQDRMIPRKQKKTDGVQDAGKPEGKISRIFSVIEANLNNDLVTKTGAIYQFNVKGEETGTWYLDLKNGKGATGKGEPSQPPDATLTMESQNLFAMFSGKLKPTSAFMTGKLKIQGNLQKAMKLEKLMGFLKSKL; this comes from the exons ATGATCAATACGGG GAAACTTGCTGGGCGCACGATTTTCATTACCGGTGCGTCGAGGGGTATTGGGAAAAGTATCGCCTTGAAGGCGGCGAGAGATGGGGCGAATGTTATTATCGCAGCTAAGACTGCCGAGCCTCACCCGAAATTACCAGGCACCATATACACCGCAGCTGCAGAAA TCGAGCAAGCCGGTGGGAAAGCATTGCCGTGCGTCGTTGATGTAAGAGACGAAGCACAAGTAGTTTCCGCAGTAGAAAATGCTGTTAATAAGTTCGGCGGTATTGATGTTGTTATAAATAACGCAAGTGCGATTTCTTTAACAGGCACGGAACAGACGGATATGAAAAAGTATGATCTTATGAACAACATTAACGCCAGAGGAACGTTTTTAGT GTCTAAGGCGTGTCTGCCCTACTTAAAGAAAAGCGCCAACCCGCATATAGTAAATATAAGTCCGCCACTGAGCATGAAGCCGATATGGTTCAAGGATCATGTCGCCTATACGATATCCAAATATGGCATGTCGATGTGCGCCCTTGGTATGGCAGAGGAGTTTAAAGAGGACGGTATCGCTGTCAACGCTGTTTGGCCGAGAACTG CCATTCATACGGCTGCGATTGAAATGCTATCTGGGCCGGGCTCAGACAGTAACAGTCGCAAACCGGAAATAGTGGGCGATGCTGTCTACGCTTTGATTTGTAAAGACAGTAGATCCGTTACTGGACAATTTATGAGCGACGAGGAGATATTGAAGGGCGAAGGGATTACTGATTTTACTGATTACGCGTGCAATCCAG CAAACAAGGATAATTTGATGCTCGACTTCTTCTTAGAAGATAACTTGGCACAATTAACTTTACAAGACCGAATGATTCCTAGAAAGCAAAAGAAGACTGATGGCGTGCAGGATGCTGGTAAACCGGAGGGGAagatttctcgaatattttctgTCATCGAAGCTAATTTGAATAATGACCTCGTTACCAAAACGGGCGCTATATATCAATTCAACGTTAAAG GCGAAGAGACCGGTACCTGGTACCTGGATCTTAAAAACGGTAAAGGAGCGACGGGTAAAGGGGAACCAAGTCAACCGCCAGATGCTACTTTGACAATGGAGTCTCAAAACTTGTTCGCAATGTTCTCCG GGAAATTGAAACCAACGTCAGCTTTCATGACAGGGAAATTGAAAATCCAAGGTAATCTTCAAAAGGCGATGAAGCTGGAGAAGCTAATGGGCTTCTTAAAATCGAAACTTTAA
- the Hsdl2 gene encoding hydroxysteroid dehydrogenase like 2 isoform X2 — MINTGKLAGRTIFITGASRGIGKSIALKAARDGANVIIAAKTAEPHPKLPGTIYTAAAESTEQTDMKKYDLMNNINARGTFLVSKACLPYLKKSANPHIVNISPPLSMKPIWFKDHVAYTISKYGMSMCALGMAEEFKEDGIAVNAVWPRTAIHTAAIEMLSGPGSDSNSRKPEIVGDAVYALICKDSRSVTGQFMSDEEILKGEGITDFTDYACNPANKDNLMLDFFLEDNLAQLTLQDRMIPRKQKKTDGVQDAGKPEGKISRIFSVIEANLNNDLVTKTGAIYQFNVKGEETGTWYLDLKNGKGATGKGEPSQPPDATLTMESQNLFAMFSGKLKPTSAFMTGKLKIQGNLQKAMKLEKLMGFLKSKL, encoded by the exons ATGATCAATACGGG GAAACTTGCTGGGCGCACGATTTTCATTACCGGTGCGTCGAGGGGTATTGGGAAAAGTATCGCCTTGAAGGCGGCGAGAGATGGGGCGAATGTTATTATCGCAGCTAAGACTGCCGAGCCTCACCCGAAATTACCAGGCACCATATACACCGCAGCTGCAGAAA GCACGGAACAGACGGATATGAAAAAGTATGATCTTATGAACAACATTAACGCCAGAGGAACGTTTTTAGT GTCTAAGGCGTGTCTGCCCTACTTAAAGAAAAGCGCCAACCCGCATATAGTAAATATAAGTCCGCCACTGAGCATGAAGCCGATATGGTTCAAGGATCATGTCGCCTATACGATATCCAAATATGGCATGTCGATGTGCGCCCTTGGTATGGCAGAGGAGTTTAAAGAGGACGGTATCGCTGTCAACGCTGTTTGGCCGAGAACTG CCATTCATACGGCTGCGATTGAAATGCTATCTGGGCCGGGCTCAGACAGTAACAGTCGCAAACCGGAAATAGTGGGCGATGCTGTCTACGCTTTGATTTGTAAAGACAGTAGATCCGTTACTGGACAATTTATGAGCGACGAGGAGATATTGAAGGGCGAAGGGATTACTGATTTTACTGATTACGCGTGCAATCCAG CAAACAAGGATAATTTGATGCTCGACTTCTTCTTAGAAGATAACTTGGCACAATTAACTTTACAAGACCGAATGATTCCTAGAAAGCAAAAGAAGACTGATGGCGTGCAGGATGCTGGTAAACCGGAGGGGAagatttctcgaatattttctgTCATCGAAGCTAATTTGAATAATGACCTCGTTACCAAAACGGGCGCTATATATCAATTCAACGTTAAAG GCGAAGAGACCGGTACCTGGTACCTGGATCTTAAAAACGGTAAAGGAGCGACGGGTAAAGGGGAACCAAGTCAACCGCCAGATGCTACTTTGACAATGGAGTCTCAAAACTTGTTCGCAATGTTCTCCG GGAAATTGAAACCAACGTCAGCTTTCATGACAGGGAAATTGAAAATCCAAGGTAATCTTCAAAAGGCGATGAAGCTGGAGAAGCTAATGGGCTTCTTAAAATCGAAACTTTAA